A window of the Sabethes cyaneus chromosome 1, idSabCyanKW18_F2, whole genome shotgun sequence genome harbors these coding sequences:
- the LOC128745256 gene encoding transmembrane protein 183-like, whose amino-acid sequence MACVEGKSQYPDFCIGASSTNRIFKACSIAEGRQGSELDHSTDTQQESHCDYVIDIWYIISEHILPEDVCRFALICRKTAEVVQSARFWRHLYRKHCNVFVEDLPGRLQPVNMSMLRGLRACTIRCLFYTYPPFVRRISISTFTDPHRIAGRQLVFSWHRKCRGGWNYYFKLKARLIPGSRTARSLAMQEQKASLDYLKDIYMNPEEGCQLLIVMTESLHIIPPFQEPLYVRSLTQTLAHGMKRYMVRLQMTNICQQVVDEIVLVPVRQVRVLDWWNPEYYPELELEEDLLPEQEQHLQHQMAPQQGADAVYWDD is encoded by the coding sequence ATGGCCTGCGTCGAAGGTAAATCGCAATATCCAGACTTCTGTATCGGTGCTAGTAGCACAAATCGTATATTCAAAGCTTGCAGTATAGCTGAAGGCAGACAGGGTTCTGAATTAGACCATTCAACCGATACACAACAGGAAAGCCATTGCGATTATGTGATTGACATATGGTATATCATTTCGGAACACATCCTGCCAGAAGATGTATGCAGGTTTGCGCTAATATGTCGTAAAACGGCTGAAGTTGTGCAGTCCGCCAGGTTTTGGCGTCACCTCTATCGGAAGCATTGCAACGTATTCGTGGAAGATTTACCGGGCCGTCTGCAGCCGGTAAATATGTCCATGTTACGCGGACTGAGAGCGTGTACGATACGGTGTTTATTCTACACGTATCCGCCTTTTGTACGACGCATTTCGATTTCAACTTTCACTGATCCACATCGAATCGCCGGTAGGCAGCTTGTGTTTTCTTGGCACCGCAAGTGTCGCGGTGGGTGGAATTATTATTTTAAACTAAAAGCACGTCTAATCCCGGGAAGCAGGACGGCACGTTCTCTCGCAATGCAAGAACAAAAAGCATCGCTGGACTATCTGAAGGATATCTACATGAACCCGGAAGAAGGCTGCCAGCTACTGATTGTTATGACGGAAAGTCTCCACATAATTCCACCCTTTCAAGAGCCCCTGTACGTTCGATCACTGACGCAAACTTTGGCTCACGGTATGAAGCGGTACATGGTTCGCCTGCAAATGACTAACATCTGCCAGCAGGTTGTAGACGAAATCGTTCTGGTACCGGTTCGACAGGTACGAGTACTGGACTGGTGGAATCCTGAATACTACCCAGAGCTGGAACTGGAAGAAGATTTGCTCCCGGAGCAAGAACAACACCTGCAGCATCAGATGGCGCCGCAGCAAGGCGCTGATGCTGTTTACTGGGATGACTAA